TTAGGACAGGCACTAACACAGCGCCCGCACTTGATACAGTCGGGCTTTGTCTCGTTCTGGCACACCTTAAGCTGCATCGGACAGACTTTTTCGCATTTCTTACAGCTGATGCATTTGTCTTTTTCAAGTTTCAGCTGGTACCTTTTTCCTCCGAGCAGGCGCTGGGCTGTGCCCATAGGACAGAAAGAACACCAGGTTCTCGGGCTCAGGAAACTTCCGAGAAGGACTGCAATTGAGGTGGTCACAAGGCACATCATTACAAAGATCATGCCTATCTTTTCGAATGTGTTAAGGCTTCCGAAAGTACTTGCTACCCTGTAGCCCATAAAGCCCATCAGCAGGAAAAAGATTGGCAGACGGACCCAGAGACTCCTGAGTGCTTCGGGTATTTTTCTTTTCTTTGAGATTTTGCTGACCCAGAAGTCAACAAGGCTTCCTCTCGGGCAGAGATTTCCGCAGAACCATCTTCCTCTGAAAGGACTGATCAGGAAGATTGCGGCAAACACAAGCAGCATAAAGTACCCGAGTGCAGGATACCAGAGACCCCCGATAGAGACGATCAGTACAAGAATTCCCAGGTAGGGAGTGATTTTGAGCATTTTAATTAACCTCCGTTTTCCCATTTTTCAAGTTCCTGCCCGAGTCTGTCAGCCCAGGACTGGACGATTTTTTGAATGACATTTCTAATCTGGTTTTTTGAATGGATTTTGTAAATGAAGACATAGCCCCCTCCGTCAAGGTTCTGCTGCGATCTCTGAAGAATTTCTTTTTCATGCAGCTTTTTTACGGAGCGCTGGACTGTAGAAATATCTAGGCTCAGAGATTTTGAGAGGGCATCCGTATCAATCCATTTTTCAGGTTCATTTAAAAAATGCCTCATGACATTCAGATCAGCTTTTGTAAGATTGAGGGCGCACTTGATTACGTCCTCTATTTTGAATTCCTTGCAGGCGAAGTCCATTATCCAATCCCTCTTATATTCTACAGTACTGTAATATTACGTCAGGAGTATATATATACTGGGAACTACTGTAGA
The genomic region above belongs to Methanosarcina horonobensis HB-1 = JCM 15518 and contains:
- a CDS encoding 4Fe-4S binding protein, with product MLKITPYLGILVLIVSIGGLWYPALGYFMLLVFAAIFLISPFRGRWFCGNLCPRGSLVDFWVSKISKKRKIPEALRSLWVRLPIFFLLMGFMGYRVASTFGSLNTFEKIGMIFVMMCLVTTSIAVLLGSFLSPRTWCSFCPMGTAQRLLGGKRYQLKLEKDKCISCKKCEKVCPMQLKVCQNETKPDCIKCGRCVSACPKDALHF
- a CDS encoding TrmB family transcriptional regulator, with amino-acid sequence MMDFACKEFKIEDVIKCALNLTKADLNVMRHFLNEPEKWIDTDALSKSLSLDISTVQRSVKKLHEKEILQRSQQNLDGGGYVFIYKIHSKNQIRNVIQKIVQSWADRLGQELEKWENGG